AGCAGGAACTGCCCTGAGGGTCCCGTTACAACAGCCACACTTCCTCAAAAACAAGGCCGGGAGCGCCCGGCGCCACTTGGGGAGCGCGGGCGgatctgggggagggaggaaaagcacAATTGTTTGAAATAAAACTGTCAGCCTTTCATTCCAGTCaatgaaacagattttatttatgCCACAGGATTCCTTAAATAACTTAGATATGCACAGAGAACTACCTAGAGATGTCACAGACATTCAGTGCGGCCCCGGCGCGGCACAGCACGTACGAAAGCTTTGGTGTGCACGGTAGGACAAACCAGCGAGTCgaacacagcagcacaaagaCTCGCGGCCTCACACCCCTCAAGCCACCACACGCCTCCATCCTGGCTCTGGCACAGGCGGGATCAAACAGCAACAATGGCTCTGGGAGGCAAATGGTGAGTGCCTGGGAAGACTCCTGGGGGctttcagggagctgcagccaccTGAAGCACGAGGTCTGCGGtgctgagcccagcagagcaaagcagtgGAGCCGGCAGCAGGCTGGGGCGGGTGGAGGCATGGGGCTGGCGCGGGCCGGACACAAAACGAACGGGAACAACCTGTATGTTTGGTGGGCGCTGGTGGCGGGGGTGCCAGACAGGTCACTGCTGGGGAGCCTGCTGCATCTGCGCCTGCCGCTTGGCTTTGGTCTGCAGGTAcctgcccttcccttcctcGAAGCGACGCTTCTCGTCCTCTGTCTCCGTCTGAGGTCACAGAAAGAGTGCAAAGCTGCAGCATCAGTGCACTGCAAGTGTGTGCAGGAGGGAAGCGCCTCCCCTCACAGAAGTGTGAGGGAAAAGCTGCCCTCTGTCAAACACACAACATGACAGCCAGTGTGCCCTGCATTAAGCAGGAGACCAGTGCCAAATCAAATATGAAGCAACACCCCCCAGTAAGGAGCACCACGTCAGCAAAGCCCTGCCAGCATTAGGGGAGATAATATAGGCAGGAAGCTGGAATGGGGACATCACAGGGAGCAGCAATTAAGGATGTGGAGGCCTCTGTTGCCACTCAGGGTCCCCTAGTGCAGGGCCTGCATGCAGCCTGTCCTCAGCaatgagaaagaagaaaatcctCAACCTTCATACtggtgattttaaaaataaatacaaaacaaaaacaaaacaaatgcaaaacaaaatcaacataaataaaaaccaaaacaacatcaaaaaaaaaacaaaatcaaccaatttcaaaacaaatgcaaaacaaaatcaatgtaaataaaaacaaaaacaaaatcaaaacaaaacaaaataaatcaatttcaaaacaaaaaaaacatgTCAAATCTGAACAAAAACatcaaaccaaaaccaaaacaaaaccaaacataccaatttcaaaacaaaacaaaaacatgtcaaatcaaaacaaaaacaaaacaccccaaaacaaaaacaaaacaccccaaaacaaaaacaaaacaagcaaaaccccCTGAAGCCTGTCCTGGGAAGTCTCATTCATGCTCATATTTTTCTGCTGAGTAACTCAAGGGAAGAGGATTTcttgggctgggctctgccccaggaggagcaggagaggtgATGGCCCTGCTGGGCCCAATCGAGAGAAAAGCTCTtaccagcagctgtgggacgGGCAGGGGCTTCCCCTCCTTGCTCAGGGACACATAGGTGAAGAAGGCGCTGACGGCACGGTACCGCTCCCGAGGCTCATCCACAAAGGGGTCAGCATCCACAAAGACCTCTATTTCCATGGATTTATTGCTTGTGAATGTCATACGTCCTGAGACAGTGATGACGCAGCCTGTGAAACAGAGAGGAGCCTGTGAAGGGAGCAAGGGGCCCTGCATGTTTATGCTTAAGCTGTGTCTTAAACAGAGCACGGGACTAATCAAACATGGACTAAGTTTCTCTGCCAGCATGTCCTGAAAGCACATCCAAGGGAGCCAGGGTGTGGCAACAGAGGAGATCACAGTGACTGCCACCACCCTTGGTACCTTTTTTGATCTTCTCATGGAAGTTGATGGCATCCACCGAGGCAGTGACAATGTTGGTTTTGCAGTGGCGGGCAGCCACAATCCCAGCAACCTCATCCATGAGCTTCATAGTGACACCTgtgaggggaagcagagggtCATGTCTCAGGGAAGTCAGTGGGATTTTAGGAAAACCACACCAAGGTCAGTAAGGCCTTAGCATGGCCAAAGCTATGCAGGGGAGCTGAACCGGAGACGAGTCCCAACTTCAGGAAAATCCAGTACAATGGATCCTGTCAATACCAGGGCAACATCCTCGCAGACCTGTGATTAAGGTCAGCTCTGTTTCTCCCAAATTTCTCTGAGCAAACCTCACCTTTGTAAGGCGAGATCAGTCCCACAAACCTTAAACCGCTCTGAGccatatttgttttgtttgtttgtttaaggATTAGGTGTGTGTTGTCCCAACCCTCAGCAAACACACCTCTCCCAGGGCTTACACTACACGTGCCAGCCAAGAGAAAATTACTTCAGGTAATTGCAGTCACACGCTGCGTGTTTGTACTACGGGATTTGCAATCTCAGAGGCAATGACAAAACTGTAGGATTTACAGTTTGAGTACATGAGTTTTTAGGGCACAGAAAAAGACGAAGCTTTTGTCTCAGCTAAAGCAGCTCTGACCCTGTCAGAGTCAACGCAAAGGGGTCTGTGTGCCTCCAGAGGCAGAGCCCACCAAAAACAGAGTCACCCTCTAACCATACTTTGCTCTAGGGAAAAGCCACCTGGACCTGCAACCcaggtgctgtgcagggcagtgCTCACTCACCTCCATGCACAAAGCCCAGCAGCGTGCAGTCCGACGGGCCCACCAGGTGGATCAGGCTGGACTGGCTGTAGCCAACGGTGTGTGGCTCTGGTTAGAGAGCAAAGCAAGGTGAGAGCTACTCAGCTGGCACCCATACACCACTGTCTTAAGTTGTCCAAAGCAAGAAAACATGGGGCTGGCTTGTGCAAAGCTGGACTATGTTGAAAGCAGTGGTTAAATCAGGCTGGAGAAGTTGCAAGAGCATAGACTGTTCACCACCTGACgggctgctgcctccctctaATCTCCACCCATCCACTTTATTCTAGctcagcttttttctttattttcaagcTTTCAAAGAGCATGAAAGCAAACAGGAGTGAACTGGGTTACACGGCTGTCTGCTTCCACCCTCAGCTGAACCACCCAGACCCTGCTGCATAGAGCCCCTGTTTTCCCCTTGGTGGGAAAACCCATCCCCTTCACTCCTGtgcccccagcctggcacatCCTGGTGACCCCTGTCCCACCACAACCTCCAGGTGACAGAAGTCACACCCTCAAACTCTCAGCAGAGGAAATCCTCTCTCAGAAGTGGCTGTGTTTTCTATCTAATGAGAGATGTTAAAGAAGCttagagaaaggaaaagcagcccAGTCCCACTCAGGGTGACCACCCATGGAGCAGTGCCCACTGAACCTTACCTTTTGTCTGCCTgtctgtgagcagggaggacagagaagaaaaaagcatttgagCAATTTTCATCCCCCATCACCTCCCCCAACATCCCTcatgtgccacctctccactTCTGCCAGAAGACCACAGCCAGGCCTAGAGGCCACCCTTGCCCAGCACTTGCATTTATGTCTTGCTGAGCAAAATCAGCTCTAGCTGCACACAAGCACACAAGGAGTGATATAGGAACAGGGTTTGGGAGAGGGGATCTCATCCATGGGCATTCACATTCAGGGTACCACAGGTATCCACTCAGCTCCCCCTCCACTCACACACTGCTACTCCAaaatcccatccccatccctggtgtGGTGTTTCAGAATGCACACTTGCAGCTACAGGGTCCTGGGGATGGCCAGAGTTGCCCTGGAGACCAGTTTGGTCTCCCAGTACTGCTGGGCAATTTGCACTGGCTCCACACTGCCTGCGTTACCTGGGTTGATGACAGGTAAAATCACGTCACCATTCCTCTGCTTCGTTTCCAGACGATCCAGCTTTTGCTCCTCATAACGCTTCTTCccctcatcctcctgctcctttcTCGCATACTGGAATAGAAGGCTGGTAAGAAGGGGATTGGCAAAGccactggcacagctgggagtgCCAACAGGGCCAGGTTTGTGCCATCCACAGGGAGGACGAGTTCCAGTTCAGGGGGACCCAAGTGAGCTGTCCTACCTGGATGGGGGGAACCTCAAGGACCTTATTCACGTTCTTCAGGGACAGTGGCACATACCACAGTGTCGCCTTGTTCGTCACCTTCTTTGCCCCTGAGAGGAGAAGGGGCAACAGGTGATGGTGCCAAGGCCAGCAGTGCTGCACCTGCCACCGGGTGAGGTTGGGCACACACTGGCAATGCCACTGGCATTGGTGGCCCCTTGCCCTGCTGGCTCCTACCAGGCTTTAGCTCTTAGCGGATGTGACAATGCGCTTTTGGGAAGGTGTCCCAGCAAGCAGAACCGGTTGTCACagcaacagcaggaaaagggacTTTTTCAGGCCAAAGGCAGCCACAGGCAGCAAATCAGGCAGGAAGAGCTACAAAcagattttgctgtttttcactACAATGGAGCCATAAATCCTAGGGAGCCTGCTTGGCCTGCCTCCCCAGCACCAGCCCTCCCTCCACTCCCAGATCTGTCAATAAACACACTAGATCTCCTCTCTGCCGCATGCTGCCAGTGATGGAAGAGAGGATGGGGTCACTGCTGCAAGCTCTTGGCTTAACACTGTTATTCCTGGTGTTCTGGAacacagccaccagcagccaCCCACCtgttaaaatgttttcagacaTGACGTTGACCTGAACCTCCACAGAGTGCCGGGAGGTGTAGGTGATCTCAGCACTGACATTGGCCACCTCGCCGATGCACATGGGCGAGAGGAAGTCCGTCCGCTCCACCCGTGCCAGTGCAGCCACACAGGGCTCCTGGGGACGGTGAAACAGCCAACATAGTGATCACAGCCACACCACGCGGGACCacagctggcagctccctgAGACCAGCCAAACCTGCCAGGCATGTGTGGCTCGGATACTGCAACCACCACCTTATCAGCCACTGGCCACGCTTCCTTCCCCATCTGTAACCAACACGGTGGTTGCCCCAACTTGCCTTTCTCGGGAGTTAAAACATTAACAGCAATAATGAGTAATAATGGTTCTGCTGGTTAACCACAATTTCAGCAGAATGCTTCTAGCTACTGGgaccctgccccagctccagagACACCAGTAGCTTCCATGCAAGAGCAAACATGTCCAGTGTAGaaattctgctgccctgagacacAGCAGGGAGTGAAAGGTCACCATGCCAGAGGCTGGCACCTACTCACCCCGGCCTGGGAATTGCAGTGGCGGGTGCTGATGATGGCTCCTGCCTCCTCGATCATCTTCAGGATGGTTCCCCCGTGGACATTCCCCGCGATGTTGGCATCGTCTGGGCGCATAATCCTACCGAAGGAGGCAGATGAGAGCTCACGACCCCTGCCGcgtccccagcccagccccggtgCGGCTGCTCGGAGGCAGCATGTCGCCCACCGGCTGAGCTGCCGGGCCATCGCTGCTCGCATGCGGTTTCCTGTGAGCGGCGATGGAAACACCTCCAGATTAACCGCTGGGAGCGGAAGGAAGCAGGACgcctctgccagggcagctggcGTCTCATCAGGGCCGCACCCCGCCGGGCCCCGGTGCGGCACAGACCGAGCCGGCCACGTGCCGGTGCTCCACGCGGCTCCCCGGCAGCAGCCGCGCTTTCTGCCAACGGCGAATAACGGCCCGGGCGGCACTGAGGCAGCGGCTGAACGCTGGCccggacaggagctgctgtttgaGGGCGGCCGTGCCCGGGAGCCGCGGCGACACAGGCAGGAGAACCGCGCCCGGGAGAACACGGCAGCGCTGCTCGCTGCCAGCCCCCGCAGCACGGAGCAGGGGCGCGGCGCTGCTGCGCTCTGCCCGCGGCCGGTGTCACTGACAGCGTGACTAAAGCGGGCGGCGCCGCCGGTGCCGGCAGTATCTCGCCTGCCGACCGGCACCGCCCGCGGCCCCCAGCCCGCCCGCCTCCCTACCCAGCCCTGTCCGAGCCcccggccgcggcggggccgtACCTGGACACCTGGATGGCGGCCGGGCTAGGGCCCGCGGCCCCCGGCTCCGACATGGCGGCACCGGTGCCCCGCCCGCAGCGGCGCTGCGGCACCGCCGCGCTTggccgcgccccgccgcgccccgggcACGCCCCGTTCCACGCGCCATTGGCGGACAGCGCGCGGGGAGGAGCGCCGGCACCGCGGGCACCGCGGGCAGCGGGCGGCTCCGGGGCTGCCCGCCGAGTCGTGTGACCCCACCGGGACTCGGGTCTCCCTGCCGCGCCCGGGAGTGCCCTGTCAGCCCCGGGACTCGTGCGGAGCCAGGGGCTCCGGGTCGGCAggggcagcgctgccccgcACCACCCGCGTTCCCGGCGCCGTCGGCTCTCTCCGGTTGTAACACAGTTCCCGTGGGCGCCCCGGGGTTTTGCCCAAGCAGGCAGTGACAGCTCGCAGTGGAGCGCACGCAGGGTCCGGAGGGGGTTCAGGATCCCGCCCGGGGGTCGCGGGGTGCCGGGAGCCGCGGCACTCACGGCCTCGCCGACCGCGATCTCTCGGTTCTCGGTAGTGCGAGCGCGGCAGCGCGTCTCCGTGAGGGACCGGAGGGCCTGCGGGTCGGAAATGCTGGAGCTCTCACTTTGCACAGCTCGGCGGAGGGCCGGAGCCGCGGTGCCTGCCGGGCTACGCCCCGTGGGGACATGGCGCTCCCGCTCTCCATACCGTTACCGGCTTTGTAAAccgccggcggggccgggcgggagagCCGGGCCGGGAGGGCGGGGGACAGGCAGCGAAGGAGGCGGGCAGGGCGGTCTTGCCTTGTCCTCGGTGCTGATCGAGAAGCACCTCCGCTGTCCGCGGTCCTGACGGAGGGTCTCCCCACCCCTGTTCTCCCACGCCGCCCGCTGCCCAGCCAGCGATTCATAAAACCACTTTTCCGAGTGGCggccgggacagggaccggtGCAAGGCCAGGTGGATACCAAAGCGGACCGTGACCGGCTGCCGGCACCCCGCGGGCGGCTGAGGCGGGGCAGCCGCCCGCCCAGCGCCCCCCGTTCTGCCTGCGCTGCTAGGGCCGGCAGCGCACGTCGAGGGTGCCGGAGGAGCCCATCTTTGCCGCATCTTGCCTGGGCAGGCGGCGGGAGGGGACACCCGTGGGGCCGCTACACAAGGCCGCGGACAGCGGTGCCGGCAGCCGCGAACGGTCCGCCTTGGGATCCACCTGGACTTGCACCTGTCCCGGTCCTGGTCCCGTCCGCCGTTCGGCAAAGCGGAGGCCGGGGGCAGCGGCGCGGGGGTCCCGAGCAGCGGTCAATCGCCGCGCCgtcgggcggggcgggcggaggggcggccccgggggagggagaggaggagccggcggggccggggggcggcggggcgggagcgccgCACAGTGCCAAGCGGCGGCCGgggccgccggggccgccgccggggccgctggggccggggccgccgccgggATGGCGCTGGAGCGGGCGCTGCAGGCGGCGCGACAGGGAGACGTGGAGGCgctgcgggggctgcgggcggcCGGGCTACTgcggccggggctgcgggacgCCCTGGGCGCGTCTCCCGCGCACCACGCTGCCCGCGCCGGTCGCCTCGCCTGCCTCCGGTACCTGGCGGCCGAGGCCGCGCTCCGCGGGGACGCGCGGGCGCGAAACGGGGCCACGCCGGCCCACGACGCCGCCGCCACCGGCAACCTCGCCTGTCTCCAGTGGCTGCTCACGCAGGGGGGCTGCGGCGTGCAGGTGCGAGCGGGATCGCGGGGGGTGGCGGAGGGTCCCTCGGTGGCGCGGGCGGCCGGGGAGGCGTTCCGCGGTCCCGTGTGGGTGGCTGTGGCCGCGGGGAGACGGTCACGCGTGGTGCTTCCAGCTCTGCCGACGGCGAGCCGGGGTCCGTCCTAGCCGGCACGGGCAGGGCTCCGCCGTGCATAGCGGCCGGCATCCGACGGACCCGGAGAGTCTCCGGCATCCCGCAGGGGTTCGGCTGCGAGGGCAGCACATATTCCCCGGGGCTGCCGCCCCCTCCGGGGGTTACACAACGGCGGGACCGCGGCGGTAAGCGGCTTGCCCCGGGGCCGGCCGAGAGTTAAAGACATGTGACGGCCGAAGGAAGAGGAGGCGGCGGGGCTGGGAGCGGAGATTAATCGGGAAGGAAAGGGTCAGCACGCATCGGCGACCTCCTGGCCAGGGGCCAGCGCTACCCGCGCCCCACCGAGCGTGGAGCGTGGACGGGCCGGTGGCACAGCGGGGCTCGGCTGCAAGTTCCCGCAGTTAGAGGCTCCGGTAGAACAAGGGGGGCATTGTGCTGCACTCACTGTGCGGACGCAGGCCTTTGACGGAGGGCAGACGCGTTGGTCCCACGGTCGCTCCAAtgccctgtgctcctgctccagccccgctcCGTACGGACAGGAACTCCACCCTGGCCACCCCACCCGCCCGGAATCAGCTCCGGGCTGGGGAATGGAGctgcctgctgtccccagcccccttGGAGGAAGGGCTTGGTCCCTGGTACTGACGGCCGTCCCACTTCCTCTTGCAGGACACAGACAACTCTGGTGCCACCATCCTACACCTGGCAGCCCGCTTCGGTCACCATGAGGTGATCGACTGGCTCCTCCGCTTTGGAGGCAGCGACCCCACGGCAGCCACCAACACGGGAGCACTGCCCGTCCACTACGCCGCGGTGAAAGGGGATTTCCCTTCCCTGCGACTCCTTTTGGGACACTGCCCCAGGTAACGgccccagctgctggcagcgAGACAGGGTCTGCCGGAAGGTTGGCACCCACCAGCAGGAGAGGGGCTAGTGGGAGAACAGGGTGCCTGCTGTGGCCCCAACCTTCCCTCCAGCCACTGGGCAAAGTGCCAGCACTGGGGACGAATGCTGCAGCCACCCTGATCCCCTAGCTCCAAGGGCAACGCCGCCACGTTATCAGGCTGGGCAGCCAGCTGTACCTTCTTTATGGCCcagaaagaaagggagaggaggagaggggcGAGCGCTGGCAGAAATATTGTCACTGGCCGCTGAGTCGGCTCCTGGCGCGGGGCGATAACACAGCCGCCTTTGTCCGCCCTCTGTTATGTAAATGGATTAGGCTGACCGCCGAGGAGAGGCTGCTCCCCGCTCCGGAGACGACCTTTCCGCTTGCCCAGGTCCGTGGGCATTGCTGGGCATGGCAGCCTCTCTCAGACGGCTCCGTGGCGGCAGCATCCCCGCTTTTCCCCCCGAGCGGTACCCGGAGCCGGGCTGGTCCCCGGGTTACGTGGCATAGCAGCCCACAGGGCCCGCGATGCCGGGCCTCGCCACGAGGCTGCAGCAGGTGATTAGGTGGCCGCTAATCCGATTTCCTGTGGTGGGCAGAGGCCACTAGAAATAACCCACAGACCCGGCCAAAGCGGAGCCGGGGGGATGCGCTGTTGCTCCACATTGTCCCTGGAAGGCTCCAGGGTTGTGGATGAGACGGATTGCACAGCTCTCCCACATCCATGGAGTCCTGAGGCAGCGGGATGTGAACCAGCACTCAGCACCCCTCTGTCTCTGGGTGCCACAAcatctttttctccaggcaggGCCACAGAGATCCCTGGATCCCATGGCACTTACTggccagagctgtcccagccccagttCTTTATCtccttgccccaggtgtgccagcttAGCCCTGAGCACTTCTGGGATTAACCCCTGCAGCCCAAGCCCAGCCCCAAACCAGTCACTGCTCCTGCTCGATGCCCGCTGTGTCAGCCCAGGTGTGGCACGGCTTCGCATTGCCTTTCACGCTGCTTGCCGGGGTTGTTCCGCTGCTGTCACCGCCTTCCCCCTGAATTATTTAGGGCTGGCCTTGCTCCCAGCCCCGCGCCTGCCCGGAGGCTCCGTTACAGCCCCGAAATCCAATCCCTGGTGCCGCTGCGGGATGctggctctcccagcccacctTCGCATCAGCCCACAGGGCCCCCTGGCAGCCGGCGGCCCAGCATGGGGTCTCAGCCATCTGGCAAAGCAGTTTACTGGTGGTGCCCAAGTGGCTTAACCCCTTCCCAATTACTGAGAAATGGCAATCAGGGACTGCCCCCGTGCCTGTGCTCCCGCTGCCTCCAGCTCCCACGCAGGGCTGTGCCCGCCTGGCACTCCTGGACCGCGGGGCAGGCACGCAGTGGCACGGCACGCAGGGCACAGCGGGAAGGGAGTGCTGGCCACAGCCCGTCTCACGGTTACAGGGATCAATTATTTAGGGCCTGCGATCGTTGCGATAAGAGAGCAGAGTATTTATtgctcttccttttttaaatattcaacagggtttttttatggAGCACTTAATAAAACAGCTTCCTGTGGGGTCAGGAGGCGGGATGCGGGATGTGGGATGCAGAATTTGGGTCTATGGGGGATGTGGGATTCAGGATTTGGGTTGCACAGTTTGAGATACACAGTTCAAGACGAGAGACACAAGGATGCCAAGGCCTTTTGGAGCAGTGAGGGGacaccagcacccagcagctgtgccaggcactgccATGGTGCAAGTTGGcctttccctgctggctccACAGCCGGTGCTCTGTAAGCAGCTTACTTTAAAATACGACTAAATTGCAGTGTCCAAAAACAGCCAGAGGAAGGAGCTTAGCCTAAGCAGGCTGATTAACTTAGTGACCTCCCGCTGCATCTGCAGCCACcgcagcagcacagggacctATGGGAAGCCATGGGGTggacagctcccagccctggcactgccctgcctgcccgcAGCTGTTTCCCCTGCACCTGCCCGTGTTCCTTGTGTCTCACAaacccccatgtccctgtgtcctgcctgtcccctgtcccagccctggcagtaGCTGTGGCCACATGTGACGGGCGCTGTGCCCCACTTGCAGTACGCTGAGTGCCCAGACCAAGACGGGGGCTACCCCGCTGTACCTCGCCTGCCAGGAAGGCCACCTGGAGATCATCCAGTACCTGGTGCAGGATTGTGGGGCTGACCCCCACGCGTGTGCTTATGACGGCATGACCCCACTGCACGCCGCCGCCCAGATGGGCCACAACACTGTCATCGTATGGCTGGTAAGCGCTGTCCaggcacggcacggcacggtgGCACGGCGCGGTGGCACAGCACGGGgcactgagccccagtgctcAGCCCACCTGCATACACAGATGAGCTTCACGACGGTGAGCCTATCGGAGCGGGACGCCGAGGGGGCCACGGCCATGCACTTTGCCGCCAGCCGTGGCCACGCCAAGgtgctgagctggctgctgctgcacggCGGGGAGATCACTGCCGACGGCTGGGGCGGCACGCCGCTGCACGATGCTGCTGAGAATGGCGAGCTGGAGGTGGGTGCTGGTGgccaacagggtgtcaggtcaAGAGGGGGCCCttccttccagccctgccatgcACCCCCACtctccccagtgctgccagaTCCTGGTGGTGAACGGTGCCGACCTCAGCATCCGTGACCAGGATGGCTACACGGCAGCTGACCTCGCCGACTACAATGGCCACAGCCACTGCGCCCAGTACCTGCGCACCGTGGAGAACATGGTACGGCGGTGCCCAGGGATGAGGGCGTGGGGAGCACACAGGGAGCAcgcagggcctcaccaccccctaaaagccagggaatctcagaaacacggaaagctggacaagacaaactcaggtctgaaccaatgtggttaatcaagcgttctccgtttattcaagataaggtggtagtttatataagcttctacatagtttacaaaaacaaagacactctgattggtaggctaacattgtttaccttttccttaaaatggcctacaccttacactataaacctatactaattcacacccagacaacccagtggtccccatcacaccttaagactatttatatctgcgccacaagctctgaatttctaactgcgtcagaggcttgaaggcccacaaggcccaaatctgaggcctagtctggagtagctcaaatctcataactcatgtcctctttctctcaaaaatgctgcaacaaccccctctcctgctgcctgaCCCCACGGCTGTGCCAGCAGAGCGTGGAGCACCGCGTGCTGTCACGAGACCCCTCGGCGGATGGGGAATGCCGACAGCCTGACTCGGGCATGTCATCGCCCAACACCACGGCGTCGGTGCCCCAGGCGCGCTTCGAGGTGGGCTCCCCTGCCAGCACCCTCTCCAACTACGACTCCTGCCACTCCAGCCAGTCCAGCACCGGGGAGAAGAGGGGTGGCCCCCCAGGGGTCCCCGCCGCCCGTGAGTGCGGGGCCagggggcgcggggcggggggtGCGGGTCCAGCCCCCCCTGACCCCCTGCCCTGCGCAGGGGTGCCTGAGCCGGCGTTGGCGGACATGCAGGCGTACATGGACATGCTGGACCCCGAGATGCGGCCACGGGGCCGGGGCCCAGCGGGCGAGGGTCCCCCGCCGCCACCACCCCCTGCcttccccccaccaccacccccacccccaaccACCCGGCCACCCCCGCCACCCCCTGGCTACCCTGCACCTGCGCCCCCCGCTGCCCCCCACACCGCTGACATCTACGTGCGGGCCAAGAACAACCTGCGGCATGTGGAGAGCCAAGCGCTGCGCCGAGAGGTACGGCCCCATGCACCGTGTCCCCTGCACCACGCCCCATACACAGCTCAAGGGACATACCACTCGGGAGGGACACACCACCAGGCACCCATCCCCGTTTGTTTGAGCAGTTGTTGCctgcactgggaggggacagtCCCAACTGAAGGCCACATGCCTGCAGCACTGGCATGCACTGGGGGAGGGCTAGGGCTCAACCATCAGCAAGGATGCAGCAAGCTGAGGCCTGTGATGCTCTGGTAGCTCCACGGCACTGGGTGGGCCCACTCCACCGCTGCACCGGCTGGGGCACCGGCAGCATATGCCATGGCAGCCGCGCCCATGCTGCCCGGTGACACCACAGGCACCGTGCCGAGCTGGGCGTGGGCAGCTGCGCAGGCAGTAACCCGAGCGGCCGGCTCCGGTGTCGCCCGCGCCACAGGTGTCGGGTGGCACAGCCAGCGCTGCCAGGAGCTGAGAGGGCTCAGCCAGGCGTGCACAGGTAAGAGGGGTGCAGCCCTCCATGGCGGGCTGGG
This genomic stretch from Taeniopygia guttata chromosome 21, bTaeGut7.mat, whole genome shotgun sequence harbors:
- the LOC100229308 gene encoding espin translates to MALERALQAARQGDVEALRGLRAAGLLRPGLRDALGASPAHHAARAGRLACLRYLAAEAALRGDARARNGATPAHDAAATGNLACLQWLLTQGGCGVQDTDNSGATILHLAARFGHHEVIDWLLRFGGSDPTAATNTGALPVHYAAVKGDFPSLRLLLGHCPSTLSAQTKTGATPLYLACQEGHLEIIQYLVQDCGADPHACAYDGMTPLHAAAQMGHNTVIVWLMSFTTVSLSERDAEGATAMHFAASRGHAKVLSWLLLHGGEITADGWGGTPLHDAAENGELECCQILVVNGADLSIRDQDGYTAADLADYNGHSHCAQYLRTVENMSVEHRVLSRDPSADGECRQPDSGMSSPNTTASVPQARFEVGSPASTLSNYDSCHSSQSSTGEKRGGPPGVPAARVPEPALADMQAYMDMLDPEMRPRGRGPAGEGPPPPPPPAFPPPPPPPPTTRPPPPPPGYPAPAPPAAPHTADIYVRAKNNLRHVESQALRRELASRESSPEGLRRADSSRRSRNFGKQPSTGDYYKHLGHVVAEQTGPQRMAHTEETSPISADTMSNGESKSGAELPPPPPPPPLPDTSCPTPPPPPPLAETPAGPRRSSSSTGRGKALRQMKSTKSFNMMSPTGDNSELLAEIKAGKSLKPTPQSKGFTTVFSGSGQAGANAESPVSSPSPTRTPTPPATPEAAGPPRCLAGGSPEPVLNGSSPVPAAGAGAAVEVEALVPSQDEHGRPIPEWKRQVMVRKLQLRMQEEEEQRRKEKEEEARLASMPAWRRDILRKKLEEEREQKRKEQEKLKREEEEKEKEQSEKLRTLGYDETKLAPWQRQIILKKGDIAKH